One stretch of Buteo buteo chromosome Z, bButBut1.hap1.1, whole genome shotgun sequence DNA includes these proteins:
- the DLL3 gene encoding delta-like protein 3 isoform X1 → MAALLLAALLALVWPPPVQPAGVLELRVLSARGGPGGPCGGPPSCRLVFRLCLRPPGAVGCSLGVVHSSPGPPPAPGAPRILRLPFTFPWPGTVSLVIESWRLEETKGSGGPQGRLLGRAVARQHLSPGGPWRGGTGGGLRFGTRLRCRPPGRGPRCVPRCAPCTRRCPPAAACRPPRRCWPPCCTRRGCREPCTTPSADGSTCTNGGTCTGRGSNSPGPRCDTPSPGQPPAAPEAVTAPVAPAAALAAPEVAPVAPAAPAVAPVVAPAAPVVAPAAPVVAPVAPAAPAAAPAAAPAAPVVAPAAPATVPEAPVPASEPASPASLPAAGRLAMPEPLPEVPPSPCALGPCFNGGACAPDPAPGAGYTCRCPPGFRGSNCERRADRCADHLCLHGEPPPRSPPPFPRHGSASLTPLPQRRRPVPGLGSRRHLQMPAGFFGAPVRTQCRRLYPQPLRQRRHVPGRRQQLHLLLHPRLRRRRLPTPRRRLRLRPLLARCHLLHPLLRPRLRLPPRIYGVPLRGGGWGTPPSPPTPPPRAPRPRLRPSPRSAGPRRGAGAGGTAAAAAAGGEQPCAGYGGDHQHKPPGEGAAATTCFCHPGVTRR, encoded by the exons ATggctgcgctgctgctggctgccctcctCGCCCTCGTCTGGCCCCCACCG GTGCAGCCGGCTGGGGTGCTGGAGCTGCGGGTGCTGTCGGCACGGGGGGGCCCAGGGGGGCCGTGTGGGGGCCCGCCTTCCTGTCGCCTTGTCTTCCGTCTCTGCCTGCGGCCCCCTGGGGCGGTTGGCTGCAGCCTGGGGGTCGTCCACAGCTCCCCTggaccccccccggccccagggGCCCCCCGCATCCTCCGCCTGCCTTTCACCTTCCCCTGGCCG ggcaccGTCTCCCTTGTCATCGAGTCATGGCGGCTGGAGGAGACTAAAGGCTCTGGAG GGCCCCAGGGCCGGCTCTTGGGGCGCGCGGTGGCCCGGCAGCACCTCTCCCCGGGGGGTCcctggcggggggggacgggggggggccTGCGCTTCGGCACCCGCTTGCGCTGCCGCCCCCCCGGCCGTGGCCCCCGTTGCGTCCCCCGCTGCGCCCCCTGCacccgccgctgcccccccgccgccgcctgccgccccccccgccgctgtTGGCCCCCCTGCTGCACCCGCC GTGGGTGCCGGGAACCTTGCACCACCCCCAGCGCCGATGGCAGCACCTGCACCAACGGGGGCACCTGCACA GGTCGTGGGAGCAACTCCCCGGGGCCACGCTGTGACACCCCCAGCCCGGGACAGCCACCGGCAGCACCAGAAGCCGTGACGGCTCCGgtggcaccagcagcagcactggcagcacCAGAGGTGGCACCAGTAGCACCGGCAGCACCAGCGGTGGCACCAGTGGTGGCACCGGCAGCACCGGTGGTGGCCCCGGCAGCGCCGGTGGTGGCACCGGTGGCCCCAGCAGCAccggcggcggcaccggcagcggcaccggcagcacCGGTGgtggcaccagcagcaccagcgaCGGTCCCTGAAGCCCCGGTGCCGGCATCAGAGCCAGCGTCTCCGGCGTCGCTCCCGGCTGCGGGGCGGTTGGCGATGCCGGAGCCTCTGCCGGAGGTGCCGCCATCCCCGTGCGCCCTCGGTCCCTGCTTCAACGGCGGCGCCTGCGCCCCCGACCCGGCTCCCGGCGCCGGCTACACCTGCCGCTGCCCCCCCGGCTTCCGCGGCTCCAACTGCGAGCGCCGCGCCGACCGCTGCGCCGACCACCTCTGCCTGCACGGTGAGCCTCCCCCACGTTCCCCACCGCCGTTCCCCCGGCACGGTTCGGCGTCGCTgaccccccttccccagcgcAGGCGGCCAGTGCCGGGACTTGGGTCGCGGCGCCATTTGCAAATGCCGGCCGGGTTTTTCGGGGCGCCGGTGCGAACGCAATGCCGACGACTGTACCCCCAACCCCTGCGCCAACGGCGGCACGTGCCAGGACGGCGCCAACAGCTTCACCTGCTCCTGCACCCTCGGCTACGCCGGCGCCGATTGCCGACGCCGCGCCGACGCCTGCGCCTCCGGCCCCTGCTTGCACGGTGCCACTTGCTACACCCACTTCTCCGGCCACGTCTGCGCCTGCCCCCCCGGATTTATGGGGTCCCGCTGCGAGGAGGAGgttgggggaccccccccagccccccaacgCCGCCCCCCCGTGCCCCTCGCCCTCGCCTGCGCCCTTCCCCTCGCTCTGCTGGGCCCCGGCGTGGGGCTGGCGCTGGcggcacggcggcggcggcggctgccgggggAGAG CAGCCGTGCGCCGGATACGGGGGGGACCACCAGCACAAGCCCCCCGGGGAGGGAGCGGCGGCCACCACGTGCTTCTGCCACCCgg GTGTGACCCGGCGGTGA
- the DLL3 gene encoding delta-like protein 3 isoform X3 has protein sequence MAALLLAALLALVWPPPVQPAGVLELRVLSARGGPGGPCGGPPSCRLVFRLCLRPPGAVGCSLGVVHSSPGPPPAPGAPRILRLPFTFPWPGTVSLVIESWRLEETKGSGGPQGRLLGRAVARQHLSPGGPWRGGTGGGLRFGTRLRCRPPGRGPRCVPRCAPCTRRCPPAAACRPPRRCWPPCCTRRGCREPCTTPSADGSTCTNGGTCTGRGSNSPGPRCDTPSPGQPPAAPEAVTAPVAPAAALAAPEVAPVAPAAPAVAPVVAPAAPVVAPAAPVVAPVAPAAPAAAPAAAPAAPVVAPAAPATVPEAPVPASEPASPASLPAAGRLAMPEPLPEVPPSPCALGPCFNGGACAPDPAPGAGYTCRCPPGFRGSNCERRADRCADHLCLHGGQCRDLGRGAICKCRPGFSGRRCERNADDCTPNPCANGGTCQDGANSFTCSCTLGYAGADCRRRADACASGPCLHGATCYTHFSGHVCACPPGFMGSRCEEEVGGPPPAPQRRPPVPLALACALPLALLGPGVGLALAARRRRRLPGESSRAPDTGGTTSTSPPGRERRPPRASATRV, from the exons ATggctgcgctgctgctggctgccctcctCGCCCTCGTCTGGCCCCCACCG GTGCAGCCGGCTGGGGTGCTGGAGCTGCGGGTGCTGTCGGCACGGGGGGGCCCAGGGGGGCCGTGTGGGGGCCCGCCTTCCTGTCGCCTTGTCTTCCGTCTCTGCCTGCGGCCCCCTGGGGCGGTTGGCTGCAGCCTGGGGGTCGTCCACAGCTCCCCTggaccccccccggccccagggGCCCCCCGCATCCTCCGCCTGCCTTTCACCTTCCCCTGGCCG ggcaccGTCTCCCTTGTCATCGAGTCATGGCGGCTGGAGGAGACTAAAGGCTCTGGAG GGCCCCAGGGCCGGCTCTTGGGGCGCGCGGTGGCCCGGCAGCACCTCTCCCCGGGGGGTCcctggcggggggggacgggggggggccTGCGCTTCGGCACCCGCTTGCGCTGCCGCCCCCCCGGCCGTGGCCCCCGTTGCGTCCCCCGCTGCGCCCCCTGCacccgccgctgcccccccgccgccgcctgccgccccccccgccgctgtTGGCCCCCCTGCTGCACCCGCC GTGGGTGCCGGGAACCTTGCACCACCCCCAGCGCCGATGGCAGCACCTGCACCAACGGGGGCACCTGCACA GGTCGTGGGAGCAACTCCCCGGGGCCACGCTGTGACACCCCCAGCCCGGGACAGCCACCGGCAGCACCAGAAGCCGTGACGGCTCCGgtggcaccagcagcagcactggcagcacCAGAGGTGGCACCAGTAGCACCGGCAGCACCAGCGGTGGCACCAGTGGTGGCACCGGCAGCACCGGTGGTGGCCCCGGCAGCGCCGGTGGTGGCACCGGTGGCCCCAGCAGCAccggcggcggcaccggcagcggcaccggcagcacCGGTGgtggcaccagcagcaccagcgaCGGTCCCTGAAGCCCCGGTGCCGGCATCAGAGCCAGCGTCTCCGGCGTCGCTCCCGGCTGCGGGGCGGTTGGCGATGCCGGAGCCTCTGCCGGAGGTGCCGCCATCCCCGTGCGCCCTCGGTCCCTGCTTCAACGGCGGCGCCTGCGCCCCCGACCCGGCTCCCGGCGCCGGCTACACCTGCCGCTGCCCCCCCGGCTTCCGCGGCTCCAACTGCGAGCGCCGCGCCGACCGCTGCGCCGACCACCTCTGCCTGCACG GCGGCCAGTGCCGGGACTTGGGTCGCGGCGCCATTTGCAAATGCCGGCCGGGTTTTTCGGGGCGCCGGTGCGAACGCAATGCCGACGACTGTACCCCCAACCCCTGCGCCAACGGCGGCACGTGCCAGGACGGCGCCAACAGCTTCACCTGCTCCTGCACCCTCGGCTACGCCGGCGCCGATTGCCGACGCCGCGCCGACGCCTGCGCCTCCGGCCCCTGCTTGCACGGTGCCACTTGCTACACCCACTTCTCCGGCCACGTCTGCGCCTGCCCCCCCGGATTTATGGGGTCCCGCTGCGAGGAGGAGgttgggggaccccccccagccccccaacgCCGCCCCCCCGTGCCCCTCGCCCTCGCCTGCGCCCTTCCCCTCGCTCTGCTGGGCCCCGGCGTGGGGCTGGCGCTGGcggcacggcggcggcggcggctgccgggggAGAG CAGCCGTGCGCCGGATACGGGGGGGACCACCAGCACAAGCCCCCCGGGGAGGGAGCGGCGGCCACCACGTGCTTCTGCCACCCgg GTGTGA
- the ERCC2 gene encoding general transcription and DNA repair factor IIH helicase subunit XPD, which yields MKLNIDGLLVYFPYDYIYPEQFSYMLELKRTLDAKGHGVLEMPSGTGKTVSLLSLIVAYQRARPLDVTKLIYCSRTVPEIEKVIEELRKLMDFYEKELGEKVPFLGLALSSRKNLCIHPEVSSLRFGKEVDSRCLSLTASYVRAQHQRDGSLPACRFFEEFDTHGREVPIPYGIYNLDDLKAHGRQKGWCPYFLARYSILHANIVVYSYHYLLDPKIADLVSKELAKKSVVVFDEAHNIDNVCIDSMGVNITRRTLDRCQANVTTLQTTIQKIKETDTRRLAEEYRRLVEGLREASTARETDLYLANPVLPDEILQEAVPGSIRTAEHFVGFLKRFVAYLRARVRGPRVVQESPPAFLKDLYEKVCIERKPLRFCAERLRSLLRTLEIVDMADFSAITLVANFATLVSTYSKGFTIIIEPFDNRTPTISNPILHFSCMDASIAIKPVFERFQSVIITSGTLSPLDIYPKILDFRPVTMATFTMTLARTCLCPMIVGRGNDQVAISSKFETREDIAVIRNYGNLLLELSAVVPDGIVAFFTSYQYMENIVASWYEQGILENIQRNKLIFIETQDGAETSMALEKYQEACENGRGAILLSVARGKVSEGIDFVHHYGRAVVMFGVPYVYTQSRILKARLEYLRDQFQIRENDFLTFDAMRHAAQCVGRALRGKTDYGLMVFADKRFARADKRGKLPRWIQEHITDANLNLTVDEAVQVAKFFLRQMAQPFHQEDQLGLSLLTLEQLQSEEVLQRIEQIAQQV from the exons ATGAA GCTCAACATCGATGGCCTCCTGGTCTACTTCCCCTACGACTACATCTACCCTGAGCAGTTCTCCTACATGCTGGAGCTCAAGAGGACCTTGGACGCCAAG GGCCATGGCGTGCTGGAGATGCCCTCTGGGACCGGTAAGACAGTGTCGCTGCTGTCGCTCATCGTCGCCTATCAGCGG GCCCGACCACTGGACGTCACCAAACTCATTTACTGCTCCCGCACAGTGCCGGAGATCGAGAAG GTGATTGAGGAGTTGCGGAAGCTGATGGATTTCTATGAGAAAGAGCTGGGGGAGAAGGTGCCATTCCTGGGGCTGGCGCTGAGCTCCAGGAAGAACCTCTGCATCCACCCTGAG GTGTCCTCGCTGCGCTTTGGGAAGGAGGTGGACAGCCGGTGCCTGAGCCTGACGGCTTCCTACGTGCGGGCGCAGCACCAGCGTGACGgatccctgcctgcctgccgcTTCTTTGAG GAGTTCGACACCCACGGGCGTGAGGTGCCCATCCCCTACGGCATCTACAACCTGGACGACCTGAAGGCCCACGGCCGCCAGAAGGGCTGGTGCCCCTATTTCCTCGCCCGCTACTCG ATCCTTCATGCCAACATCGTCGTCTACAGCTACCACTACCTGCTGGATCCCAAAATCGCCGATTTGGTCTCAAAGGAGTTGGCCAAGAAGTCGGTCGTGGTCTTTGATGAGGCCCACAACATTG ACAACGTCTGCATCGACTCCATGGGGGTCAACATCACGCGCCGGACGCTGGACCGCTGCCAGGCCAACGTGACCACGCTCCAAACCACCATCCAAAA GATCAAGGAGACGGACACGCGGCGGCTGGCGGAGGAGTACCGGCGCCTGGTGGAGGGGCTGCGGGAGGCCAGCACCGCCCGGGAGACCGACCTCTACCTCGCCAACCCCGTACTGCCGGACGAGATCCTGCAGG AGGCAGTTCCTGGCAGCATCCGGACAGCTGAGCACTTCGTGGGCTTCCTGAAGCGGTTCGTGGCCTACCTGCGGGCACGGGTGCGGGGGCCACGGGTGGTGCAGGAGAGCCCCCCCGCCTTCCTCAAAGACCTCTACGAGAAGGTCTGCATCGAGCGCAAGCCCCTGCG GTTCTGTGCCGAGCGGCTGCGCTCGCTGCTACGGACGCTGGAGATCGTGGACATGGCCGACTTCTCCGCCATCACCCTCGTCGCCAACTTTGCCACCCTCGTCAGCACCTACTCCAAGG GTTTCACCATCATCATTGAGCCTTTCGACAACAGGACCCCCACCATCTCCAACCCCATCCTGCACTTCAG cTGTATGGATGCCTCCATCGCCATCAAGCCAGTCTTTGAGCGCTTCCAGTCGGTCATCATCACGTCAGGG ACTCTCTCCCCACTGGACATTTACCCCAAAATCCTGGATTTCCGCCCCGTCACCATGGCGACCTTCACCATGACACTGGCCCGGACCTGCCTGTGCCCCATG ATCGTGGGCCGTGGCAACGACCAGGTGGCCATCAGCTCCAAGTTTGAGACACGCGAGGACATCG ccGTCATCCGCAACTATGGGAacctgctgctggagctgtCGGCCGTGGTCCCCGACGGCATCGTCGCCTTCTTCACCAGCTACCAGTACATGGAGAACATCGTGGCCTCCTGGTACGAGCAG GGCATCCTGGAGAACATCCAGCGGAACAAGCTTATCTTCATCGAGACGCAGGACGGGGCCGAGACCAGCATGGCCCTGGAGAAGTACCAGGAG GCCTGCGAGAACGGCCGGGGTGCCATCCTTCTCTCCGTGGCCCGTGGCAAAGTGTCAGAAGGCATCGATTTCG TGCATCACTACGGCAGAGCCGTCGTCATGTTCGGCGTGCCCTACGTCTACACCCAGAGCCGCATCCTGAAG GCCCGGTTGGAATACCTCCGGGACCAGTTCCAGATCCGGGAGAACGACTTCCTCACTTTCGATGCCATGCGCCACGCCGCCCAGTGCGTCGGCCGGGCCCTGCGCGGCAAAACCGACTACGGCCTCATGGTCTTTGCTGACAAG CGCTTCGCCCGGGCAGACAAGCGGGGGAAGTTACCGCGGTGGATCCAGGAGCACATCACGGACGCCAACCTCAACCTGACGGTGGACGAGGCGGTGCAGGTGGCCAAGTTCTTCCTGCGCCAGATGGCTCAGCCCTTCCATCAG GAGGACCAGCTGGGGCTGTCCCTGCTGACGCTGGAGCAGCTGCAGTCGGAGGAGGTTCTGCAACGGATCGAGCAGATCGCTCAGCAGGTGTGA
- the CKM gene encoding creatine kinase M-type yields MPPEPGGAGGRDKSRCRPRSPPPAPPVPARPDPLRPRCSSPPTMPFSNTHNKYKLKFSAEEEFPDLSKHNNHMAKVLTPDLYKRLRDKETPSGFTLDDAIQTGVDNPGHPFIMTVGCVAGDEESYEVFKDLFDPVIQDRHGGYKPTDKHRTDLNHENLKGGDDLDPKYVLSSRVRTGRSIKGYSLPPHCSRGERRAIEKLSVTALNSLEGEFKGRYYPLKSMTEQEQQQLIDDHFLFDKPVSPLLLASGMARDWPDARGIWHNDNKTFLVWVNEEDHLRVISMEKGGNMKEVFRRFCVGLKKIEEIFKKAGHPFMWTEHLGYILTCPSNLGTGLRGGVHVRLPKLSQHPKFEEVLKRLRLQKRGTGGVDTAAVGAVFDISNADRLGFSEVEQVQMVVDGVKLLVEMEKKLEQNQAIDDMIPAQK; encoded by the exons ATGCCCCCGGAGccgggaggggccggggggagggATAAAAGCCGgtgccggccccgctccccgccgcctgCTCCGCCGGTACCGGCCCGACCCGACCCTCTCCGCCCGCGCTGCTCAAG cccccccaccaTGCCGTTCAGCAACACCCACAACAAGTACAAGCTGAAGTTCTCCGCGGAGGAGGAGTTCCCCGACCTCAGCAAGCACAACAACCACATGGCCAAGGTCCTGACCCCCGATCTCTACAAGCGCCTGCGGGACAAGGAGACCCCCAGCGGCTTCACCCTCGATGACGCCATCCAGACCGGCGTCGACAACCCCG gccACCCCTTCATCATGACAGTGGGCTGCGTGGCCGGGGACGAGGAGTCCTACGAAGTCTTCAAGGACCTCTTCGACCCAGTGATCCAGGACCGCCACGGTGGCTACAAACCCACCGACAAGCACCGCACCGACCTCAACCACGAGAACCTCAAG ggaggggacgACCTGGACCCCAAGTACGTGCTGAGCAGCCGGGTGCGCACGGGGCGCAGCATCAAGGGCtactccctgcccccccactgCAGCCGGGGGGAGCGCCGCGCCATCGAGAAGCTGTCCGTCACCG CCCTGAACAGCCTGGAGGGGGAATTCAAGGGCCGGTATTACCCGCTGAAGAGCATGacggagcaggagcagcagcagctcatcGACGACCATTTCCTCTTCGACAAGCCCGTCTCACCCCTGCTGCTGGCCTCGGGCATGGCCCGTGACTGGCCCGACGCCCGTGGCATCTG gcacAATGACAACAAGACCTTCCTGGTGTGGGTGAATGAGGAGGACCACCTCCGCGTCATCTCCATGGAGAAGGGGGGGAACATGAAGGAGGTGTTCAGGCGCTTCTGCGTCGGCCTCAAGAAG ATCGAGGAGATCTTCAAGAAGGCAGGCCACCCCTTCATGTGGACAGAACACCTGGGCTACATCCTGACCTGTCCTTCCAACCTGGGgacggggctgcgggggggtgTCCACGTCCGCCTGCCCaagctcagccagcaccccaAGTTTGAGGAGGTCCTCAAGCGTCTCCGCCTCCAGAAGCGTGGCACAG gcGGCGTGGACACGGCAGCCGTGGGCGCCGTCTTCGACATCTCCAACGCCGACCGCTTGGGCTTCTCGGAGGTGGAGCAGGTGCAGATGGTGGTGGATGGGGTGAAACTGCTGGTAGAGATGGAAAAGAAGCTGGAGCAGAACCAAGCCATCGACGACATGATCCCCGCCCAAAAATAG
- the DLL3 gene encoding delta-like protein 3 isoform X4 yields MAALLLAALLALVWPPPVQPAGVLELRVLSARGGPGGPCGGPPSCRLVFRLCLRPPGAVGCSLGVVHSSPGPPPAPGAPRILRLPFTFPWPGTVSLVIESWRLEETKGSGGPQGRLLGRAVARQHLSPGGPWRGGTGGGLRFGTRLRCRPPGRGPRCVPRCAPCTRRCPPAAACRPPRRCWPPCCTRRGCREPCTTPSADGSTCTNGGTCTGRGSNSPGPRCDTPSPGQPPAAPEAVTAPVAPAAALAAPEVAPVAPAAPAVAPVVAPAAPVVAPAAPVVAPVAPAAPAAAPAAAPAAPVVAPAAPATVPEAPVPASEPASPASLPAAGRLAMPEPLPEVPPSPCALGPCFNGGACAPDPAPGAGYTCRCPPGFRGSNCERRADRCADHLCLHGGQCRDLGRGAICKCRPGFSGRRCERNADDCTPNPCANGGTCQDGANSFTCSCTLGYAGADCRRRADACASGPCLHGATCYTHFSGHVCACPPGFMGSRCEEEVGGPPPAPQRRPPVPLALACALPLALLGPGVGLALAARRRRRLPGESRAPDTGGTTSTSPPGRERRPPRASATRV; encoded by the exons ATggctgcgctgctgctggctgccctcctCGCCCTCGTCTGGCCCCCACCG GTGCAGCCGGCTGGGGTGCTGGAGCTGCGGGTGCTGTCGGCACGGGGGGGCCCAGGGGGGCCGTGTGGGGGCCCGCCTTCCTGTCGCCTTGTCTTCCGTCTCTGCCTGCGGCCCCCTGGGGCGGTTGGCTGCAGCCTGGGGGTCGTCCACAGCTCCCCTggaccccccccggccccagggGCCCCCCGCATCCTCCGCCTGCCTTTCACCTTCCCCTGGCCG ggcaccGTCTCCCTTGTCATCGAGTCATGGCGGCTGGAGGAGACTAAAGGCTCTGGAG GGCCCCAGGGCCGGCTCTTGGGGCGCGCGGTGGCCCGGCAGCACCTCTCCCCGGGGGGTCcctggcggggggggacgggggggggccTGCGCTTCGGCACCCGCTTGCGCTGCCGCCCCCCCGGCCGTGGCCCCCGTTGCGTCCCCCGCTGCGCCCCCTGCacccgccgctgcccccccgccgccgcctgccgccccccccgccgctgtTGGCCCCCCTGCTGCACCCGCC GTGGGTGCCGGGAACCTTGCACCACCCCCAGCGCCGATGGCAGCACCTGCACCAACGGGGGCACCTGCACA GGTCGTGGGAGCAACTCCCCGGGGCCACGCTGTGACACCCCCAGCCCGGGACAGCCACCGGCAGCACCAGAAGCCGTGACGGCTCCGgtggcaccagcagcagcactggcagcacCAGAGGTGGCACCAGTAGCACCGGCAGCACCAGCGGTGGCACCAGTGGTGGCACCGGCAGCACCGGTGGTGGCCCCGGCAGCGCCGGTGGTGGCACCGGTGGCCCCAGCAGCAccggcggcggcaccggcagcggcaccggcagcacCGGTGgtggcaccagcagcaccagcgaCGGTCCCTGAAGCCCCGGTGCCGGCATCAGAGCCAGCGTCTCCGGCGTCGCTCCCGGCTGCGGGGCGGTTGGCGATGCCGGAGCCTCTGCCGGAGGTGCCGCCATCCCCGTGCGCCCTCGGTCCCTGCTTCAACGGCGGCGCCTGCGCCCCCGACCCGGCTCCCGGCGCCGGCTACACCTGCCGCTGCCCCCCCGGCTTCCGCGGCTCCAACTGCGAGCGCCGCGCCGACCGCTGCGCCGACCACCTCTGCCTGCACG GCGGCCAGTGCCGGGACTTGGGTCGCGGCGCCATTTGCAAATGCCGGCCGGGTTTTTCGGGGCGCCGGTGCGAACGCAATGCCGACGACTGTACCCCCAACCCCTGCGCCAACGGCGGCACGTGCCAGGACGGCGCCAACAGCTTCACCTGCTCCTGCACCCTCGGCTACGCCGGCGCCGATTGCCGACGCCGCGCCGACGCCTGCGCCTCCGGCCCCTGCTTGCACGGTGCCACTTGCTACACCCACTTCTCCGGCCACGTCTGCGCCTGCCCCCCCGGATTTATGGGGTCCCGCTGCGAGGAGGAGgttgggggaccccccccagccccccaacgCCGCCCCCCCGTGCCCCTCGCCCTCGCCTGCGCCCTTCCCCTCGCTCTGCTGGGCCCCGGCGTGGGGCTGGCGCTGGcggcacggcggcggcggcggctgccgggggAGAG CCGTGCGCCGGATACGGGGGGGACCACCAGCACAAGCCCCCCGGGGAGGGAGCGGCGGCCACCACGTGCTTCTGCCACCCgg GTGTGA
- the DLL3 gene encoding delta-like protein 3 isoform X2 — protein MAALLLAALLALVWPPPVQPAGVLELRVLSARGGPGGPCGGPPSCRLVFRLCLRPPGAVGCSLGVVHSSPGPPPAPGAPRILRLPFTFPWPGTVSLVIESWRLEETKGSGGPQGRLLGRAVARQHLSPGGPWRGGTGGGLRFGTRLRCRPPGRGPRCVPRCAPCTRRCPPAAACRPPRRCWPPCCTRRGCREPCTTPSADGSTCTNGGTCTGRGSNSPGPRCDTPSPGQPPAAPEAVTAPVAPAAALAAPEVAPVAPAAPAVAPVVAPAAPVVAPAAPVVAPVAPAAPAAAPAAAPAAPVVAPAAPATVPEAPVPASEPASPASLPAAGRLAMPEPLPEVPPSPCALGPCFNGGACAPDPAPGAGYTCRCPPGFRGSNCERRADRCADHLCLHGEPPPRSPPPFPRHGSASLTPLPQRRRPVPGLGSRRHLQMPAGFFGAPVRTQCRRLYPQPLRQRRHVPGRRQQLHLLLHPRLRRRRLPTPRRRLRLRPLLARCHLLHPLLRPRLRLPPRIYGVPLRGGGWGTPPSPPTPPPRAPRPRLRPSPRSAGPRRGAGAGGTAAAAAAGGEPCAGYGGDHQHKPPGEGAAATTCFCHPGVTRR, from the exons ATggctgcgctgctgctggctgccctcctCGCCCTCGTCTGGCCCCCACCG GTGCAGCCGGCTGGGGTGCTGGAGCTGCGGGTGCTGTCGGCACGGGGGGGCCCAGGGGGGCCGTGTGGGGGCCCGCCTTCCTGTCGCCTTGTCTTCCGTCTCTGCCTGCGGCCCCCTGGGGCGGTTGGCTGCAGCCTGGGGGTCGTCCACAGCTCCCCTggaccccccccggccccagggGCCCCCCGCATCCTCCGCCTGCCTTTCACCTTCCCCTGGCCG ggcaccGTCTCCCTTGTCATCGAGTCATGGCGGCTGGAGGAGACTAAAGGCTCTGGAG GGCCCCAGGGCCGGCTCTTGGGGCGCGCGGTGGCCCGGCAGCACCTCTCCCCGGGGGGTCcctggcggggggggacgggggggggccTGCGCTTCGGCACCCGCTTGCGCTGCCGCCCCCCCGGCCGTGGCCCCCGTTGCGTCCCCCGCTGCGCCCCCTGCacccgccgctgcccccccgccgccgcctgccgccccccccgccgctgtTGGCCCCCCTGCTGCACCCGCC GTGGGTGCCGGGAACCTTGCACCACCCCCAGCGCCGATGGCAGCACCTGCACCAACGGGGGCACCTGCACA GGTCGTGGGAGCAACTCCCCGGGGCCACGCTGTGACACCCCCAGCCCGGGACAGCCACCGGCAGCACCAGAAGCCGTGACGGCTCCGgtggcaccagcagcagcactggcagcacCAGAGGTGGCACCAGTAGCACCGGCAGCACCAGCGGTGGCACCAGTGGTGGCACCGGCAGCACCGGTGGTGGCCCCGGCAGCGCCGGTGGTGGCACCGGTGGCCCCAGCAGCAccggcggcggcaccggcagcggcaccggcagcacCGGTGgtggcaccagcagcaccagcgaCGGTCCCTGAAGCCCCGGTGCCGGCATCAGAGCCAGCGTCTCCGGCGTCGCTCCCGGCTGCGGGGCGGTTGGCGATGCCGGAGCCTCTGCCGGAGGTGCCGCCATCCCCGTGCGCCCTCGGTCCCTGCTTCAACGGCGGCGCCTGCGCCCCCGACCCGGCTCCCGGCGCCGGCTACACCTGCCGCTGCCCCCCCGGCTTCCGCGGCTCCAACTGCGAGCGCCGCGCCGACCGCTGCGCCGACCACCTCTGCCTGCACGGTGAGCCTCCCCCACGTTCCCCACCGCCGTTCCCCCGGCACGGTTCGGCGTCGCTgaccccccttccccagcgcAGGCGGCCAGTGCCGGGACTTGGGTCGCGGCGCCATTTGCAAATGCCGGCCGGGTTTTTCGGGGCGCCGGTGCGAACGCAATGCCGACGACTGTACCCCCAACCCCTGCGCCAACGGCGGCACGTGCCAGGACGGCGCCAACAGCTTCACCTGCTCCTGCACCCTCGGCTACGCCGGCGCCGATTGCCGACGCCGCGCCGACGCCTGCGCCTCCGGCCCCTGCTTGCACGGTGCCACTTGCTACACCCACTTCTCCGGCCACGTCTGCGCCTGCCCCCCCGGATTTATGGGGTCCCGCTGCGAGGAGGAGgttgggggaccccccccagccccccaacgCCGCCCCCCCGTGCCCCTCGCCCTCGCCTGCGCCCTTCCCCTCGCTCTGCTGGGCCCCGGCGTGGGGCTGGCGCTGGcggcacggcggcggcggcggctgccgggggAGAG CCGTGCGCCGGATACGGGGGGGACCACCAGCACAAGCCCCCCGGGGAGGGAGCGGCGGCCACCACGTGCTTCTGCCACCCgg GTGTGACCCGGCGGTGA